In Alistipes ihumii AP11, a genomic segment contains:
- a CDS encoding AMP-binding protein gives MELIDYTLGGILEKWVREQPDHEFMIYPDRGLRFSYKEFDERVDIFAKGLLAIGVRKGSKVGVWAKNVPDWMTLMFATAKIGAVLVTVNTNYKAAELEYIMKNADIHTMCMVNGYRDSDYVQILYDLVPELKTLPRGHLHSERFPELRNVVYIGQEKQRGMYNTSELMTLGSLTDDAMLSEAKAQVGCHDEINMQYTSGTTGFPKGVMLTSHNILNNGQTIGDCMHFTSADRLLICVPLFHCFGCVLGVCSVITHGSTMVMVEDFDPLKVLASVHRERCTALHGVPTMFIAELNHPMFDMFDLSSLRTGIMAGAPCPIETMKQVMDKMYCKEIISVYGLTEASPGMTASRVTDSMEIRATTVGCAFPNVEVKVLDPATNKECPPGTPGEMCCKGYNIMKGYYKNPEATAAIIDENGFLHSGDLGVMDENGYFRITGRIKEMIIRGGENIYPREIENFLYKMPQIEAVEVAGIPSPKYGEEVGAFIKIKEGSSLTEEEVRLYCRGQIARYKIPKYIFFVDGYPMTASGKIQKYKLKDVGLRLLKEKGVEVI, from the coding sequence ATGGAATTGATCGACTATACGCTGGGCGGCATCCTCGAGAAATGGGTGCGCGAACAGCCGGATCACGAATTCATGATATACCCCGACCGGGGACTGCGCTTCTCGTACAAGGAGTTCGACGAGCGAGTCGATATTTTCGCCAAGGGCCTGCTCGCCATCGGCGTGCGCAAGGGCAGCAAGGTCGGCGTATGGGCCAAGAACGTGCCCGACTGGATGACGCTGATGTTCGCGACGGCCAAGATCGGCGCCGTGCTGGTCACCGTCAATACGAACTACAAGGCCGCCGAGCTCGAGTACATTATGAAGAACGCCGACATTCATACCATGTGTATGGTGAACGGCTACCGCGACAGCGACTACGTGCAGATACTGTACGATCTGGTGCCCGAGCTGAAAACATTGCCCCGGGGCCATCTGCATAGCGAACGTTTTCCCGAACTGCGCAACGTAGTATACATCGGACAGGAAAAGCAGCGGGGCATGTACAACACCTCCGAGCTGATGACGCTCGGATCGCTGACGGACGACGCGATGCTCAGCGAAGCGAAAGCGCAGGTCGGCTGCCACGACGAAATCAACATGCAATACACTTCCGGCACGACCGGCTTCCCGAAAGGGGTCATGCTGACGAGCCACAACATTCTGAACAACGGGCAGACGATCGGCGACTGCATGCACTTCACGTCGGCCGACCGGCTGCTGATCTGCGTGCCGTTGTTCCACTGCTTCGGATGCGTGCTGGGCGTCTGCTCGGTCATCACGCACGGATCGACCATGGTAATGGTCGAGGACTTCGATCCGCTGAAGGTGCTCGCGTCGGTCCACAGAGAGCGCTGCACGGCGCTGCACGGCGTGCCGACGATGTTCATCGCCGAGCTGAACCACCCGATGTTCGACATGTTCGATCTGTCGTCGCTGCGAACGGGCATTATGGCCGGAGCCCCCTGCCCTATCGAGACGATGAAGCAGGTCATGGATAAAATGTACTGCAAAGAGATCATCAGCGTTTACGGCCTGACCGAGGCATCGCCGGGCATGACCGCTTCGCGCGTGACGGACTCGATGGAAATCCGGGCGACGACCGTAGGCTGCGCGTTCCCGAACGTCGAAGTGAAAGTGCTCGACCCCGCGACGAACAAGGAGTGTCCTCCGGGCACGCCGGGCGAGATGTGCTGCAAGGGCTACAATATCATGAAGGGCTACTACAAGAATCCGGAAGCGACGGCGGCCATCATCGACGAGAACGGATTTCTGCACTCGGGCGATCTGGGCGTCATGGACGAGAACGGCTACTTCCGCATTACGGGACGTATCAAGGAGATGATTATCCGGGGCGGCGAGAATATCTATCCGCGCGAGATCGAGAACTTCCTCTATAAGATGCCCCAGATCGAGGCGGTCGAAGTGGCCGGCATTCCGAGCCCGAAATACGGCGAGGAGGTCGGAGCGTTCATCAAGATCAAGGAGGGAAGCTCGCTGACCGAGGAAGAAGTAAGACTGTACTGCCGGGGACAGATCGCACGTTACAAAATCCCGAAATACATCTTCTTCGTCGACGGCTATCCGATGACCGCCAGCGGCAAGATTCAGAAATACAAGCTGAAGGACGTCGGTCTCCGTCTGTTAAAAGAAAAAGGAGTCGAAGTCATTTAA
- a CDS encoding helix-turn-helix domain-containing protein, protein MTENIGYKLRRLREDNNMSVSDISSQSGVHPSQIESIEKGELIPSVATLVKLSRSLGVRLGTFLDGMESTEPAVTQNGSQAPRPTINLAEGKGSDMEHLKFYALAQNKADRNMEPFIVNVEYTVPDAKPSNHEGEEFLYVLNGDVELAYGQEKYLLHPGDSIYFDSIVPHSLSSTEPGAKARILAVVYTPY, encoded by the coding sequence ATGACAGAGAATATCGGATATAAGCTAAGACGTTTGCGCGAAGACAACAACATGTCGGTCAGCGACATATCGTCGCAATCGGGCGTTCATCCGTCTCAGATCGAATCGATCGAAAAAGGGGAGCTGATTCCCTCGGTCGCTACGCTCGTCAAGCTCTCGCGCTCGCTGGGAGTGCGTCTGGGAACTTTCCTCGACGGAATGGAGTCGACCGAGCCGGCCGTTACCCAAAACGGAAGCCAGGCCCCCCGCCCCACGATCAATCTGGCCGAGGGCAAGGGCAGTGACATGGAACATCTGAAATTCTACGCCTTGGCGCAAAACAAGGCCGACCGGAATATGGAACCGTTCATCGTCAACGTGGAATACACGGTTCCCGACGCGAAGCCGTCGAATCACGAGGGCGAGGAGTTTCTGTACGTACTGAACGGCGACGTGGAACTCGCGTACGGTCAGGAAAAATATCTGCTGCACCCGGGCGACAGCATCTATTTCGACTCGATCGTTCCCCACAGTCTGTCGAGCACGGAGCCCGGCGCCAAAGCCAGGATACTGGCCGTAGTCTACACTCCGTATTAA
- a CDS encoding pyrroline-5-carboxylate reductase family protein, producing the protein MKITIIGGGNMGGAIAGGLAAGNMIAAGDITVTARTARTLDRIKECNSAIVTMSDNRAAVESADLVLFAVKPWLLEEIAAGVRDVLDYRRQQVASVVAGVSFERLTEMLDNGSGIAPVLYRIIPNTAISLGRSVTFIAHSGATGEQLNAVVAMFDQLGRTFVVTEEMMTAGTSLASCGIAFALKYIDASIRGGVELGFSAAESREVVMQTMRGALALLECNDTMPQQEIDKVTTPGGITLKGLEAMTRDGFEGAVRAGLLESR; encoded by the coding sequence ATGAAAATTACGATTATCGGCGGCGGTAACATGGGCGGTGCGATCGCCGGAGGGCTGGCTGCCGGGAACATGATAGCGGCCGGCGATATTACCGTAACGGCCCGAACCGCCCGGACTTTGGACAGAATCAAAGAGTGTAATTCCGCCATTGTTACGATGTCCGACAATCGGGCGGCCGTCGAAAGCGCCGATCTTGTCCTGTTTGCCGTCAAGCCGTGGCTGCTGGAGGAAATTGCGGCCGGCGTGCGCGACGTGCTCGATTACCGGCGCCAGCAGGTGGCCTCGGTCGTGGCGGGAGTTTCGTTCGAGCGTCTGACCGAGATGCTCGATAACGGCAGCGGGATTGCGCCCGTGCTTTACCGCATCATCCCGAATACGGCCATTTCGCTGGGACGCAGCGTTACCTTTATCGCGCATAGCGGCGCGACCGGCGAGCAGCTGAATGCCGTCGTGGCGATGTTCGACCAGTTGGGCCGAACATTCGTCGTGACCGAGGAAATGATGACGGCCGGTACGTCGCTCGCCTCCTGCGGAATTGCCTTTGCGCTCAAGTATATAGACGCTTCGATACGTGGCGGCGTCGAGCTCGGGTTCTCGGCGGCCGAGTCGCGCGAGGTGGTGATGCAGACGATGAGGGGCGCTTTGGCGCTGCTCGAATGCAACGACACGATGCCCCAGCAGGAGATCGATAAAGTGACAACGCCCGGAGGCATTACGCTCAAGGGACTGGAAGCCATGACGAGGGACGGTTTCGAAGGCGCGGTGCGGGCCGGATTGCTCGAAAGCCGGTAG
- the proB gene encoding glutamate 5-kinase, translating into MERYRFGRVVVKVGSNVLTRDDGTLDTTRMSALSDQIAQLHRGGVEIILVSSGAVAAGRSELGTERKLDSVSARQLFSAVGQVKLINRYYELMRDRGILCGQVLTTKESFSTRRHYLNQQHCMTVMLDHGVIPIVNENDTVSVTELMFTDNDELSGLIAAMMDAEALIILSNIDGIYNGDPSDPASAVIRTVEPHRDDLSGYIQTGRSQFGRGGMLTKYRMASKVADEGIEVTVANGKRDGILTDLLSPGSDVVSTRFVPASHSISQVKKWIAHSEGFAKGELHINEGAYEALLRPEATSLLPVGVCRVEGEFEKDDIVKIVSPDGIAIGVGRVACDSERARQVAGRKGGRPLVHYDYLYMD; encoded by the coding sequence ATGGAACGATATCGATTCGGACGGGTGGTTGTCAAGGTGGGCAGCAATGTGCTGACGAGGGATGACGGTACGCTCGATACGACGCGCATGTCTGCGCTTTCCGACCAGATCGCGCAGTTGCATAGGGGGGGAGTCGAGATCATATTGGTTTCGTCCGGAGCCGTGGCCGCGGGCCGTAGCGAGTTGGGGACGGAGCGCAAGCTCGACTCGGTCTCGGCGCGCCAGCTGTTCTCGGCCGTCGGACAGGTCAAGCTGATCAATCGCTATTACGAGCTGATGCGCGACCGCGGCATCCTCTGCGGCCAAGTGCTGACGACCAAAGAGAGCTTTTCGACCCGGCGCCATTACCTGAATCAGCAGCACTGCATGACGGTCATGCTCGATCACGGCGTGATTCCGATCGTCAACGAGAACGATACGGTCTCGGTAACCGAGCTGATGTTCACCGACAACGACGAGCTTTCGGGCCTGATCGCGGCGATGATGGATGCCGAGGCCCTGATCATTCTGAGCAATATAGACGGAATATATAACGGCGATCCTTCCGATCCCGCTTCGGCCGTCATCCGAACGGTCGAGCCGCACCGCGACGATCTGAGCGGGTATATTCAGACCGGTCGCTCGCAGTTCGGGCGGGGAGGGATGCTGACCAAGTACCGCATGGCGAGCAAGGTGGCGGACGAGGGAATCGAGGTGACGGTCGCCAACGGCAAGCGCGACGGTATACTGACCGACCTGCTGTCGCCGGGATCGGACGTCGTATCGACCCGTTTCGTTCCGGCCTCGCATTCGATTTCGCAGGTCAAGAAGTGGATCGCTCATAGCGAGGGTTTCGCCAAGGGAGAATTGCATATCAACGAGGGGGCGTACGAGGCTTTGTTGCGCCCCGAGGCGACGAGCCTGCTTCCGGTGGGCGTTTGTCGTGTCGAGGGCGAATTCGAGAAGGACGACATCGTGAAGATCGTTTCGCCCGACGGCATCGCGATCGGCGTCGGCCGCGTCGCATGCGACAGCGAGCGGGCCCGGCAGGTGGCGGGGCGCAAAGGCGGCCGACCGCTCGTGCATTACGATTATCTTTATATGGATTAA
- a CDS encoding glutamate-5-semialdehyde dehydrogenase: MEPKSLFERAVEASRWLNRIEPERIDRVLFSVADAAERRSDDILAANREDLARKDPSDPMYDRLQLTPERIAGIAADMRNVASLPSPLGLTLDERMRPNGMKIRKVSVPFGVIGVIYEARPNVGFDVFSLCLKAGSACVLKGGSDARDSNAAIAELIRDVLRENGFDEHCVTLMPPGREATTALLEAVGQIDLVIPRGSKGLIDYVRDHARVPVIETGAGVCHTYFDREGDLEKGARIVFNAKTRRVSVCNALDCLVVHRERLADLPELCGPLAERQVVILADSPAYEALDGRYPGALLRHADEHSYGTEFLAYRMSIRTVGSLDEAVEHIARYSSRHSEAVVSENAGTIREFQQRVDAACVYANVSTAFTDGAQFGLGAEIGISTQKLHARGPMALRELTTYKYLIDGDGQTRA; this comes from the coding sequence ATGGAACCGAAATCTCTTTTCGAACGGGCCGTCGAGGCTTCGCGCTGGCTGAACCGGATCGAGCCGGAACGGATCGACCGGGTGCTGTTCTCCGTAGCCGATGCGGCGGAGCGCCGATCGGACGATATTCTCGCGGCCAACCGCGAGGATTTGGCGCGCAAGGATCCTTCCGATCCGATGTACGACCGATTGCAGCTCACTCCGGAGCGGATTGCCGGTATTGCGGCCGACATGCGCAACGTGGCCTCGCTGCCTTCGCCGCTGGGGCTGACGCTCGACGAGCGGATGCGGCCAAACGGCATGAAAATCCGGAAAGTGTCCGTTCCGTTCGGCGTGATCGGCGTGATTTACGAGGCCCGGCCGAACGTAGGCTTCGACGTGTTCTCGCTTTGCCTGAAGGCCGGAAGCGCTTGCGTACTGAAGGGCGGAAGCGATGCCCGCGACTCGAATGCCGCCATTGCCGAGCTGATCCGGGACGTATTGCGCGAAAACGGTTTCGACGAGCATTGCGTCACGCTGATGCCTCCCGGGCGCGAGGCGACGACCGCCCTGTTGGAGGCCGTGGGACAGATCGATCTGGTGATTCCGCGCGGCAGCAAGGGACTGATCGACTATGTACGCGACCATGCGCGGGTTCCTGTGATCGAGACCGGGGCCGGTGTCTGCCATACCTATTTCGACCGCGAGGGCGATCTGGAAAAGGGTGCCCGTATCGTCTTCAATGCGAAGACGCGCCGCGTGAGCGTGTGCAATGCGCTCGACTGCCTCGTCGTGCACCGCGAGCGTTTGGCCGATCTGCCGGAGCTTTGCGGCCCGCTGGCGGAGCGACAGGTCGTGATTCTTGCCGATTCCCCGGCCTACGAGGCGCTCGACGGACGTTATCCCGGAGCGTTGTTACGACATGCCGACGAGCATAGCTATGGGACCGAGTTCCTCGCGTACCGTATGTCGATCCGCACGGTCGGGTCGCTCGACGAGGCGGTAGAGCATATCGCTCGCTACTCGTCGCGTCACAGCGAGGCGGTCGTGTCCGAGAATGCCGGAACGATTCGAGAATTCCAGCAGCGTGTCGACGCGGCTTGCGTTTATGCCAACGTTTCTACGGCCTTTACGGACGGAGCCCAGTTCGGTTTGGGCGCCGAGATCGGTATCAGTACGCAGAAGTTGCACGCCCGGGGACCGATGGCTCTGCGCGAGCTGACGACATACAAGTATCTGATCGACGGAGACGGCCAGACCCGCGCGTAA
- a CDS encoding YczE/YyaS/YitT family protein: MTKKEKTLSFLWQHFLLLISLYLMTLGVVLCVKSCLGSSVISSLPFVFSLAGPISRVPAWTIGGYTIAMNAVLVLCQILILRRRFDPMQLFQLVIGFIFGWLIDLNMALTSGLECTTLTSQLLTQLAGCTIMGIGIAFEVRCGSVTMPGEGISIVISQVTRRPFAKVKIGVDTTLVLLAVASCYLFFGSWQWNVIGVGTLFAMIYVGLVIKFIAPHLGWFDRLLAYVPGFRRYLFGLARLLYRRSDGAE; this comes from the coding sequence ATGACGAAAAAAGAAAAGACCTTATCTTTTCTCTGGCAACATTTTCTGCTCCTGATCTCATTGTATCTGATGACATTGGGAGTCGTTCTTTGCGTAAAATCGTGTTTGGGCAGCAGCGTGATCTCCTCGCTGCCGTTCGTTTTTTCGCTGGCCGGCCCGATAAGCCGTGTTCCGGCATGGACGATCGGCGGATATACGATTGCGATGAATGCGGTCCTGGTACTCTGTCAGATTCTTATCCTGCGAAGGAGATTCGACCCCATGCAGCTTTTCCAGCTGGTCATAGGATTTATTTTCGGGTGGCTGATCGACCTGAATATGGCATTGACATCCGGACTGGAATGCACGACGCTGACTTCGCAGTTGCTCACCCAGTTGGCAGGCTGTACGATCATGGGTATCGGCATCGCCTTCGAGGTCCGGTGCGGTTCGGTAACCATGCCGGGCGAAGGAATTTCGATCGTCATCAGTCAGGTGACGCGCCGTCCGTTCGCAAAAGTCAAGATCGGAGTGGATACGACCCTCGTACTGCTCGCCGTGGCGAGTTGCTATCTGTTTTTCGGAAGTTGGCAATGGAATGTCATAGGTGTCGGAACGCTTTTCGCGATGATCTACGTCGGACTCGTGATTAAATTCATTGCTCCGCATCTGGGTTGGTTCGACCGCCTGCTGGCCTATGTCCCGGGATTTCGACGTTATCTGTTCGGACTGGCGCGACTCCTCTATCGCCGTAGCGATGGTGCCGAATAG
- a CDS encoding MBL fold metallo-hydrolase, producing the protein MTDQYLTRDKTLEVTCVGHASIMMRYGERIIHVDPYGDVADYGQLPDADLILITHHHGDHLDTLAIAEIERPTTQIIGSPTVIRELKRGKALRNGSQTVWNEIPIRAVPAYNRISMRSPGVPFHIRGEGNGYLLEIERLRIYIAGDTELIPEMEHLGPIDIAFLPKNLPYTMSDQMFIEAARLIRPAVLYPYHYFEIDRTALQEALPDIKIR; encoded by the coding sequence ATGACGGACCAATATCTGACACGGGACAAGACGCTGGAGGTAACCTGCGTGGGCCACGCCTCGATCATGATGCGCTATGGCGAACGGATCATTCATGTCGATCCTTACGGCGACGTGGCCGACTACGGCCAGCTGCCGGATGCCGATCTGATTCTGATCACGCATCACCACGGCGACCATCTCGACACGCTGGCGATCGCCGAAATCGAGCGGCCGACGACGCAAATCATCGGCAGTCCGACCGTGATCCGCGAGCTGAAGCGGGGGAAAGCGCTTCGCAATGGCTCCCAGACCGTATGGAACGAGATTCCGATACGCGCCGTCCCCGCCTACAATCGCATCTCGATGCGTTCGCCCGGAGTTCCGTTCCATATCCGAGGCGAAGGCAACGGCTATCTGCTCGAAATCGAGAGGCTTCGCATATACATCGCCGGCGATACCGAGCTGATCCCCGAAATGGAGCATCTGGGCCCGATCGACATCGCTTTCCTGCCGAAGAACCTGCCGTACACGATGAGCGACCAGATGTTCATCGAGGCCGCCCGGCTGATCCGCCCGGCCGTACTCTACCCCTACCATTACTTCGAGATAGACCGAACCGCCTTGCAAGAGGCCCTGCCCGACATTAAAATACGGTGA
- a CDS encoding DMT family protein, protein MKPYLTIGLLVISNIFMTFAWYGQLRLKGHKWFDNLPFLLVVVFCWGIAFLEYLFQVPANRIGFRENGGPFTLFQLKVIQEVVSLTVFTVFALLMFKTETFRWNHAAAFACLVLAVYFVFRK, encoded by the coding sequence ATGAAACCTTATCTTACGATCGGCCTGCTCGTTATTTCCAATATATTCATGACTTTCGCCTGGTACGGGCAGCTGCGGCTCAAGGGTCATAAGTGGTTCGACAACCTTCCGTTTTTGCTGGTGGTCGTCTTCTGCTGGGGTATTGCGTTCTTGGAATACCTGTTTCAGGTACCGGCGAACCGGATCGGTTTTCGCGAGAACGGGGGACCTTTCACGCTGTTCCAGCTCAAGGTGATCCAAGAAGTCGTTTCGCTGACGGTTTTCACCGTTTTCGCCCTGCTGATGTTCAAAACGGAAACGTTCCGTTGGAATCATGCCGCGGCATTCGCTTGCCTCGTTCTGGCGGTTTACTTCGTGTTCAGGAAATAA
- a CDS encoding Fur family transcriptional regulator, whose protein sequence is MKARDMQDCLLGHGIKPSVQRLAVMEYLKTHCTHPTADEIFSALSPTMPTLSRTTVYNTLRLLASRGAVLSLDIDGKNTRFDGDIRPHAHWLCRGCGAVRDLPLPVDSRSLTVRFEEGTVDEVQLYYKGYCENCRMQSEG, encoded by the coding sequence ATGAAGGCTCGGGATATGCAGGACTGTCTGCTCGGCCACGGCATCAAGCCGTCGGTTCAGCGTCTGGCCGTGATGGAATACCTGAAAACGCATTGTACGCATCCGACGGCCGACGAGATATTCTCCGCCCTGAGCCCGACGATGCCGACTCTGTCGAGAACGACCGTGTATAATACGCTGAGACTGTTGGCAAGTCGAGGCGCCGTACTGTCTCTCGACATCGACGGGAAAAATACCCGTTTCGACGGAGATATCCGGCCCCATGCCCATTGGCTTTGCCGGGGTTGCGGCGCCGTGCGCGACCTGCCGCTGCCGGTCGACTCCCGGAGTCTGACAGTCCGGTTCGAGGAAGGGACGGTCGACGAGGTGCAGCTTTATTATAAGGGATATTGCGAAAATTGCCGAATGCAGTCGGAAGGCTGA
- a CDS encoding NADH peroxidase: MKKKFICTVCGYVHEGEEAPEFCPQCKQPRSKFKEVVEGEAMTWADEHVIGVAKGVDPEVLEGLRAHFSGECSEVGMYLAMSRQADREGYPEIAEAFKRYAWEEAEHAAKFAELLGEIVWDTKTNVKARMEAECGACEDKKRIATLAKKLNLDAIHDTVHEMCKDEARHGKGFEGLYNRYFKK; the protein is encoded by the coding sequence ATGAAAAAGAAGTTTATCTGTACCGTATGCGGTTACGTGCACGAGGGAGAGGAAGCTCCCGAATTTTGCCCGCAGTGCAAGCAGCCCCGCTCGAAATTCAAGGAAGTGGTCGAGGGCGAGGCCATGACGTGGGCCGACGAACATGTGATCGGCGTGGCCAAGGGCGTCGATCCGGAAGTGCTGGAAGGTCTGCGCGCGCATTTCTCGGGCGAGTGCAGCGAGGTGGGAATGTACCTGGCGATGAGCCGTCAGGCCGACCGCGAGGGATATCCCGAGATTGCCGAGGCTTTCAAGCGTTATGCATGGGAGGAAGCCGAGCATGCCGCCAAGTTCGCCGAGCTGCTGGGCGAGATCGTGTGGGACACGAAGACCAATGTCAAGGCCCGTATGGAGGCCGAGTGCGGCGCATGCGAGGACAAGAAGCGTATCGCTACGCTGGCCAAGAAGCTGAACCTGGATGCGATTCACGATACGGTACATGAAATGTGCAAGGACGAAGCGCGTCACGGCAAAGGTTTTGAGGGCCTTTACAATCGTTACTTCAAGAAATAG
- a CDS encoding GNAT family N-acetyltransferase produces MEPIRIETTEHPLFAQIWKLYNDSFPRVERRTLEHQRTALRSELYSLLAYTDEGKLVGLVGYWEFDSYVYIEHLCIDPSLRSGGYGSRIMKHLCGSTDKTVILEIEPVVDEPTTRRLRFYEKLGFRTNPYRHTQHLYHEDDPRGFMLTVLSYPGTITQPQYDRFDRDLRSIVMKRD; encoded by the coding sequence ATGGAGCCCATACGAATCGAGACGACCGAGCACCCCCTGTTCGCCCAGATTTGGAAACTGTATAACGACAGCTTTCCTCGGGTCGAGCGACGGACGCTCGAGCACCAAAGAACGGCTTTGCGATCGGAACTTTACAGTCTGCTCGCTTATACCGACGAAGGGAAACTCGTCGGACTGGTCGGTTACTGGGAGTTCGACTCTTACGTATATATCGAGCACCTGTGCATCGATCCGTCGCTTCGGAGCGGAGGGTACGGCAGTCGGATCATGAAACATCTGTGCGGATCGACCGACAAGACGGTCATCCTCGAAATCGAGCCCGTAGTCGACGAACCGACTACGCGGCGGCTTCGCTTTTACGAAAAACTCGGGTTCCGGACGAATCCTTACCGCCACACGCAGCATCTCTACCACGAGGACGATCCCCGCGGATTCATGCTGACCGTGCTTTCCTACCCCGGAACGATCACGCAGCCCCAATACGACCGGTTCGACCGCGATCTGCGCAGCATCGTCATGAAGCGGGACTAG
- a CDS encoding glycerol-3-phosphate dehydrogenase/oxidase gives MNRDQLLERLERERSWDFVVIGGGATGLGIAVDAASRGFRVALLEQADFTKSTSSKSTKLVHGGVRYLAQGDVRLVLEALKERGLMRRNAPHLVRDQSFVIPCYRWWEAPFYGIGLTLYDLMAGRLSFGRSRYLSRKRALEAVPALSADKLRGGILYHDGQFDDSRMAVNLAQTAVEHGAVAVNYVRVEKLLKTDGRLSGVEAVDLESGRRFRLDAKTVVNATGVFVDSILQMDDPTGIHLVRPSQGVHLVLDRKFLRSEQAVMIPKTDDGRVLFAVPWHNYVVVGTTDTTVERPSLEPRPLEEEIDFILRTADRYLSGRPRREDVLSVFAGLRPLAAPKSSGESTKEISRSHKIMVSGSNLITIIGGKWTTYRRMAQDTVDRAISLGLVARARCVTENLRIHGYRETTDFDHYLYVYGSDLEKVEALIRSSEENGRQLHPRFGFRVGQVVWAVREEMALHVEDVLSRRIRALFLDARAAREMARPVAEIMARELGRPGEWIESETRSFQSLCDGYVLQRERV, from the coding sequence ATGAATAGGGACCAATTGTTGGAAAGGCTGGAGCGCGAGCGCTCGTGGGATTTCGTCGTGATCGGAGGGGGCGCTACCGGGCTGGGAATCGCCGTCGATGCGGCTTCGCGCGGATTCCGGGTGGCTTTGCTGGAGCAGGCCGATTTTACCAAATCGACGTCGAGCAAAAGTACGAAGCTCGTACACGGAGGCGTTCGCTATCTGGCTCAGGGCGACGTGAGGCTGGTGCTCGAGGCGCTCAAGGAGCGGGGGCTGATGCGTCGCAACGCGCCTCATCTGGTCAGGGACCAGTCGTTCGTCATTCCTTGCTATCGATGGTGGGAAGCTCCCTTTTACGGAATCGGGCTGACGCTTTACGACCTGATGGCCGGCCGCCTTTCCTTCGGTCGGTCCCGCTATCTGAGCCGCAAACGCGCGCTGGAAGCGGTTCCCGCGCTGTCCGCCGACAAGCTGAGGGGCGGTATCCTGTATCATGACGGGCAATTCGACGATTCGCGCATGGCGGTCAATTTGGCTCAGACCGCTGTCGAGCACGGAGCCGTCGCGGTCAATTACGTCCGGGTCGAAAAGCTGCTCAAGACCGACGGCAGGCTTTCGGGCGTCGAGGCGGTCGATCTCGAAAGCGGCCGTCGCTTTCGGCTCGATGCGAAAACCGTTGTCAATGCGACGGGCGTTTTCGTCGATTCGATCCTTCAGATGGACGACCCGACCGGCATTCATCTGGTGCGTCCCAGTCAGGGAGTCCATTTGGTGCTCGACCGAAAGTTCCTTCGTAGCGAACAGGCCGTGATGATCCCGAAAACCGATGACGGCCGTGTGCTGTTCGCCGTTCCGTGGCATAACTACGTGGTGGTCGGCACGACCGACACGACGGTCGAGCGGCCGTCGCTCGAGCCCCGTCCGCTGGAGGAGGAGATCGATTTCATTCTCCGTACGGCCGACCGTTACCTGAGCGGCCGTCCCCGGCGCGAGGACGTGCTGTCCGTCTTCGCCGGACTTCGTCCGCTGGCCGCCCCGAAATCGAGCGGGGAAAGTACGAAGGAAATTTCGCGCAGTCACAAAATTATGGTGTCCGGGTCGAACCTGATCACGATCATCGGAGGCAAGTGGACGACCTATCGCCGGATGGCGCAGGATACGGTCGACCGGGCCATTTCGCTGGGACTCGTTGCTCGGGCCCGCTGCGTGACCGAGAATCTGCGCATTCACGGATATCGCGAGACGACCGATTTCGATCATTATCTTTATGTCTACGGATCGGATTTGGAAAAGGTAGAAGCGCTGATCCGCAGTTCGGAGGAAAACGGCCGGCAACTGCATCCCCGTTTCGGATTCCGCGTCGGACAGGTCGTGTGGGCCGTGCGCGAGGAGATGGCGCTGCATGTCGAGGATGTGCTGTCGAGGCGTATCCGGGCCCTGTTCCTCGATGCCCGGGCCGCGCGGGAAATGGCCCGTCCCGTGGCGGAGATCATGGCGCGCGAGCTGGGTCGTCCGGGAGAGTGGATCGAGTCCGAGACTCGCAGCTTCCAGTCTTTGTGCGACGGGTACGTATTGCAACGGGAACGAGTTTGA